Within the Novosphingobium sp. SL115 genome, the region CATCTACGAAAACATGGTGGCCGATACCGAAACCGAAGTGCGTCGCCTGCTGGCCCACATCGGCCTGCCGTTCGAACCGGCCTGCCTTGAATTCTACAAGAACGACCGCGCCGTGCGCACCGCCAGTTCCGAACAGGTGCGTAAGCCCATCTTCACCGACGGGCTTGATCCGTGGCGCAATTACGAACCCTGGCTCGCCCCGCTGAAGGAAGCGCTGGGACCGGTGCTGTCAGACTACGATTGGGCCTGACCGGATGGCGTTTAAACCTCCAGCCGGAAATGGAACACCCGGCTCGGCCCATCTTCCGGGATCACATACAGATCGCGCCCGTCAATCGCCATGCCTTCGCCAGTGTAAGGCCCGCCCCGGCCAAATGGCCTAACCGGTCCCACCGCGCCCGCACGCAGGGTTTTGGTCAGTTTCATCGTCTTCATGTCGATCCAGTCGACGGTCCCGGTCCACCATGTCAGGCTGCCACCCGCCACCAGTTGCCCGCCCATGACCTTCATGTCCTGATAATGGGTCAGCGACGGGTTGGGCACGGTCCGCACCGCGCCATTTTGGGTAAGGTCAAAGACATACAGCAACTTGCTGTCCCAATTGCCCGCCACAAGCTGGTCACCATCCGCCGCAACGCAACCCAGATGGTCAGCCACATGAATCCTGCGCCGCACTTTCAGCGTCTTGGCATCGATTTCGATCAGCACGGCAGAACTGTCCGGCTTCATTTCAGCCACCGGAACCCAGATCGACCCGCCCGAAATCGATATTCCGCCCGGATGGTATCGCGCCCCGTCAGTCAGTTCCAGCCGCCGCAGGAACTTGCCGGTCGCCCTGTCGAACTCGTGAATATAGCCTTTGCGTCTGCCCCCATCGACTGACGTTACCCAGATACGCTGGCCATCCAGTTCCAGCCCCTGAACATG harbors:
- a CDS encoding DUF6454 family protein, whose protein sequence is MIRKARRYGLTALLLGLSSFSIAAVPGEFVNTIEDAQLMGALKLDGELFHVQGLELDGQRIWVTSVDGGRRKGYIHEFDRATGKFLRRLELTDGARYHPGGISISGGSIWVPVAEMKPDSSAVLIEIDAKTLKVRRRIHVADHLGCVAADGDQLVAGNWDSKLLYVFDLTQNGAVRTVPNPSLTHYQDMKVMGGQLVAGGSLTWWTGTVDWIDMKTMKLTKTLRAGAVGPVRPFGRGGPYTGEGMAIDGRDLYVIPEDGPSRVFHFRLEV